One genomic region from Plasmodium cynomolgi strain B DNA, scaffold: 0370, whole genome shotgun sequence encodes:
- a CDS encoding hypothetical protein (putative) yields the protein MAVSIMKNDPFLKDIWDNYKLDNYLNGKDGPLILPLCSSFHRSLDNFATEKIDICTKLLRNLKVENNRDIASEDDVSKYCYYIFYWLYYKMKVDNIPYDIIHNILDESNKIIKREKDTFLDCSSYMLKDSLIEPEDLVMLRIFTNKIDVTKEILKNRCESKICYCQKFIKPFVDSYRYMNGLCPYGRITGTNMSTCLAVKSFKTHYEEELSEEKEKYKLPVLSSSTDKNIIIEECISETNGNELKSLNGDQFVSSTSFPVPATLTEPAGKTISTALGTIAGVSSVLALLHKGIINFYLSICKILHTDHYATFSY from the exons GAAT gatccctttttaaaagatatttGGGATAACTATAAGTTAGATAATTATTTGAATGGGAAAGATGGACCTCTTATTTTGCCATTATGCAGTAGTTTTCATCGTTCGCTCGATAACTTTGCAACGGAAAAAATAGATATTTGTACAAAACTGTTAAGAAATTTGAAGGTGGAAAATAATAGAGATATAGCAAGCGAGGACGACGTTTCTAAATACTGTTACTATATATTctattggttatattataaaatgaagGTAGATAATATTCCTTATGATATTATTCACAATATATTAGatgaatcaaataaaataataaaacgaGAAAAAGATACTTTCCTTGACTGTTCTTCATACATGTTAAAGGATAGCTTGATTGAACCAGAAGACTTAGTAATGTTAAGAATATTTACTAATAAGATTGATGTTACTAAagaaatattgaaaaatagaTGTGAATCTAAAATATGCTATTgtcaaaaatttatcaaaccATTTGTAGATTCATATAGGTATATGAATGGATTATGTCCATACGGTAGGATTACGGGGACCAATATGAGTACCTGTCTTGCAGTAAAATCGTTTAAAACACATTATGAGGAAGAACTTTccgaggaaaaggaaaaatataaattaccaGTATTATCTTCTAGTACtgacaaaaatataattattgaaGAATGCATTTCGGAGACAAATGGGAATGAATTAAAATCTCTTAATGGTGATCAATTTGTTAGTTCTACATCATTTCCAGTACCTGCAACACTAACAGAACCAGCAGGAAAAACAATCTCTACAGCTCTTGGAACAATAGCAGGAGTATCATCCGTTTTGGCGCTTTTACATAAGGGtatcataaatttttatttaagcatatgtaaaatattgcATACCGATCATTATGCGACATTCTCATATTAA